In the Macrobrachium rosenbergii isolate ZJJX-2024 chromosome 23, ASM4041242v1, whole genome shotgun sequence genome, one interval contains:
- the LOC136851558 gene encoding uncharacterized protein isoform X3: protein MDNLIVMYEMAFLFEDSSLKEKCREFAGNFTDEILTSPWLGQLSLQCMKDLLQQKLSVDEVFVYKGLLQWGASQVKNPTRTTRSHKGLRQQIVALLPYIRFLTLPPVDFEQYVLPSRILTIEEGNAILKNIKLSGDISLPAICSPEREKRTFYSKQQYHEISLSIGDWVYEEPSKITHNKDECWSDDDDDDSLELYYDIMEEEHYYSGSDDGSSSIGFLDEDGSTEIVSSVKVTKEIHVGCIKGKIYDGRLCRIDGARVHLLIKGASGDTLRKIRVNIEPRDDSITFSAACKNPLMLSSSDVYSIVLQWSSFSRYTVDVLSKLSDKRQKKVSISYGDLSIKGCMVNDLEILVDFWCLRRVF from the exons ATGGACAATTTAATCGTGATGTACGAAATGGCCTTTCTGTTTGAGGATTCatcactgaaagaaaaatgtaggGAA tTTGCAGGAAACTTCACAGATGAGATTCTGACCTCTCCGTGGTTAGGCCAACTCTCGCTGCAGTGCATGAAGGACCTTCTGCAGCAGAAGCTGTCAGTGGATGAAGTTTTTGTTTACAAAGGGCTCTTGCAATG GGGTGCATCACAGGTAAAAAATCCTACAAGAACCACCAGAAGCCACAAAGGCCTTCGTCAGCAGATTGTGGCCCTGTTGCCTTACATCCGGTTTCTGACGTTGCCTCCTGTGGATTTTGAGCAGTATGTGTTGCCATCAAGAATTCTCACGATAGAAGAGGGAAATGCAATTTTGAAGAACATTAAGCTTTCTGGAGATATCTCACTGCCAGCCATCTGCAGTCCTGAGCGAGAGAAGAGGACCTTCTACAGCAAACAGCAGTATCACGAAATCTCTCTCAGTATAGGAGACTGGGTTTATGAGGAACCCAGTAAAATTACTCATAATAAAGATGAATGTtggagtgatgatgatgatgatgacagtttAGAATTATATTACGATATTATGGAAGAAGAACACTATTATAGTGGAAGTGATGATGGTTCTTCAAGCATAGGGTTTTTGGATGAAGATGGATCAACTGAAATTGTAAGCAGTGTGAAAGTCACTAAGGAGATTCACGTGGGTTGTATTAAAGGGAAGATTTATGATGGACGCCTCTGCCGTATTGATGGAGCTAGGGTACATTTATTGATAAAAGGAGCCTCTGGTGACACACTGAGAAAAATTAGAGTCAACATAGAGCCCAGAGATGATTCCATCACATTTTCTGCTGCCTGTAAAAATCCATTGATGTTGTCATCTAGTGATGTGTACTCCATTGTATTGCAATGGTCGTCCTTTAGTAGATACACAGTTGACGTATTGTCCAAATTGAGTGATAAGAGACAAAAGAAAGTTTCTATTTCATATGGAGATTTAAGCATAAAAGGATGTATGGTTAATGATTTAGAAATACTGGTAGATTTTTGGTGCTTACGGAGAGTATTCTAG